The following proteins come from a genomic window of Lytechinus pictus isolate F3 Inbred chromosome 1, Lp3.0, whole genome shotgun sequence:
- the LOC129261856 gene encoding nose resistant to fluoxetine protein 6-like encodes MAISPIFVPQSKTFLGILFFLSGVCGFSPVQAGLESSDLPGLKMMTFWNDWVEENILSSLRVGEESYKSKCFTEIEQIFTEGGEKRNTIIDATGKPSSGILQGNVAWLGDFRQCMDATDLHYCLLKLPIHAEAFSRRVSGSLSLGVCVPEECSGKDINDAIKFIDILLFNGTKNLMIHCSDRLNPLSDSGFICTIVFLSLLCALCLGATAYESYRHHYTNISDEESIPILQRQSSCNSNEHSLRKTEIDDSKDLSTWRRCFLCFSLSRSINQITSTISAKDDIVCLHGMRVISMFWIIMGHSFSFQQKSQALADILWVYTGPAKWFTSQVIYSAYVALDTFFFLGGLLVAYTGFKYMAKSVGRVNWLIAIVHRYLRITPAMAVMILLYTFVYPYLGEGPFWHLRVQDTLACYDWWWTNFLYINNFVPSNTSSGCLSWSWYLATDMQLFLLSIILIVLIWWFPVIGIFVLCLLTVTSIIIRAVLFSVREYQATQFANALVGHHGDMSMFIFSVKPYANATPYLIGIAMGYILHILKNKRVPRLHVIIVVLGWLTSFAIGMSLVYGLYSIFDHPGMELVPLDKTLNVLYGSIGKLAWTLAMSWVVFSCHHGYGGVINRFLSWRLWIPLSRLTFCAYLLHPAIIYLFTGTVTTSYNVTVIDQSFLFAGFVTISYSAASILSSLIEMPIGSLQKMFLKR; translated from the exons GTATATTATTCTTCCTATCGGGCGTATGTGGTTTCTCTCCTGTCCAAGCTGGGCTTGAGAGTAGTGACTTACCAGGCTTGAAGATGATGACATTTTGGAATGACTGGGTTGAAGAGAACATTCTATCATCTCTCAGGGTTGGTGAGGAATCGTataaatcaaaatgtttcaCTGAGATTGAGCAGATCTTCACAGAAGGAGGAGAGAAGCGGAATACAA TCATAGATGCAACAGGCAAGCCATCCTCGGGGATCTTACAGGGTAATGTCGCCTGGTTAGGAGATTTCAGGCAGTGTATGGACGCTACAGATCTTCACTACTGTCTCCTCAAGTTACCAATACACGCAGAGGCATTTAGCAGGAGG GTGAGTGGTTCATTGTCACTTGGTGTCTGCGTTCCTGAAGAATGTTCAGGAAAGGATATCAATGATGCCATAAAATTCATTG atattttattatttaacgGTACTAAGAATCTGATGATCCACTGCAGTGATAGACTAAATCCATTAAGCGATTCTGGGTTCATATGCACCAT AGTGTTTCTGTCACTGCTTTGTGCACTCTGTCTGGGCGCAACGGCTTATGAGAGTTATCGCCATCACTATACCAACATATCGGATGAAGAAAGTATACCCATACTTCAACGGCAGTCTTCTTGCAATAGCAATGAACATAGTCTAAGAAAGACTGAAATAGATGATTCTAAAG ATCTGTCAACGTGGCGGCGGTGTTTTCTATGTTTCTCTCTGAGTCGTTCTATAAATCAAATCACTTCAACGATATCAGCGAAAGATGACATTGTGTGTCTTCACGGAATGAGAGTTATTAGTATGTTCTGGATAATAATGGGACATTCATTCAGTTTCCAACAAAAATCGCAAGCACTTG CTGATATATTGTGGGTGTACACCGGTCCCGCTAAATGGTTTACAAGTCAAGTTATATACAGTGCTTACGTCGCCTTAGATACATTCTTTTTCCTTGG CGGTCTCCTTGTTGCCTATACAGGGTTCAAATACATGGCAAAGTCTGTTGGAAGAGTGAACTGGTTAATTGCAATAGTTCATCGTTATCTCAG AATAACACCGGCAATGGCCGTCATGATTCTTTTATACACCTTTGTGTACCCGTATCTTGGTGAGGGACCTTTCTGGCATTTACGAGTCCAAGATACCCTAGCCTGTTACGATTGGTGGTGGACCAACTTCCTTTACATCAACAATTTCGTGCCATCGAATACATCCTCCGGG TGCTTATCCTGGTCGTGGTATCTTGCCACGGACATGCAGCTATTTCTGCTTTCAATCATCCTCATCGTTCTCATCTGGTG GTTTCCAGTTATTGGCATCTTTGTATTATGTCTTCTGACAGTCACCAGTATCATCATACGTGCTGTTCTCTTTTCTGTGAGGGAGTACCAAGCAACTCAATTTGCCAATGC acTAGTCGGTCATCATGGTGATATGTCCATGTTCATCTTCTCTGTAAAGCCTTATGCTAATGCCACGCCATACTTGATCGGTATTGCCATGGGATATATTCTGCATATACTAAAGAACAAAAGAGTTCCAAGATTGCATGTG atcataGTTGTACTTGGTTGGTTGACATCCTTTGCCATTGGAATGTCCCTGGTGTATGGTCTGTATAGTATTTTCGATCACCCAGGGATGGAGCTCGTTCCTCTGGACAAGACTCTTAATGTTCTGTATGGCAGCATCGGCAAACTTGCCTGGACATTGGCTATGTCCTGGGTAGTCTTCTCCTGTCATCATGGCTACGGAG GTGTGATAAATCGATTTCTTTCCTGGAGATTGTGGATCCCTTTGTCTCGATTGACGTTCTGTGCGTATCTACTACATCCTGCTATTATTTATCTCTTCACTGGAACCGTTACAACGAGCTACAATGTAACCGTCATCGATCAG AGTTTTCTTTTCGCTGGTTTCGTCACGATCAGCTACTCAGCAGCTTCCATCCTCTCTTCGTTGATTGAGATGCCGATAGGAAGTCTTCAAAAAATGTTCCTAAAGAGATAA